The Primulina huaijiensis isolate GDHJ02 unplaced genomic scaffold, ASM1229523v2 scaffold206338, whole genome shotgun sequence sequence TCTTTAAGAAATGCATCCAGAAAGCTCAAATCACCATGTTGCTTCTGCAAAAACGTCACCCCATAGCTAAACGAATTGCCATCTTCCATCAGCAAAGAGAAGAGATTATGCAAGGCATCAAGCTTCACCACAGGCTCATCTTTTGTAAGAGGCCATTGAAGTTCATCGCCAACTTTAGTAATCGTTGCAAGAGATATACTCGAGTCGGATACTCGGAGAACCTCGAAATCTACATTGGCAAGTTCTAATGCATCGTTTTCATCCATAAGATAGACCTTGCATTCTTTTATTTTCAGCAAAGCGTCATGTTTTATGATCCTGTGTTCTGGGATTTCTTGTTTTTGCTGAATTTTTTGATCTCTTCAGCTTAAAACAGTTCATGTTCTTGAATTGCAATTGATAAAGAATAtgggaaaataaaagaaagatgtGCTGTGATTGGATTCCATAATTTCCGACTTCATTCTGTTCTTGTTGAAGAAGTTGAGGCCAATATGTTGCTTTCGGC is a genomic window containing:
- the LOC140966437 gene encoding senescence/dehydration-associated protein At4g35985, chloroplastic-like; amino-acid sequence: MDENDALELANVDFEVLRVSDSSISLATITKVGDELQWPLTKDEPVVKLDALHNLFSLLMEDGNSFSYGVTFLQKQHGDLSFLDAFLKENSLCTSAASSSSSKEVVNWKKFAPAVDEYNSVLARAIAGGTGQIVKEIFICSNANSNQVQRGRSLHISEN